The sequence CCGAAGGCCTCAAGGTCCTCAACGCCGCGGGCGTCAAGTCCGAGACCACCGAGTACGACCTCGGGGCCAGGCGCTACCACGCGACAGGGCAGACGCTTCCCGACGAGGTCCTCGACGAGCTGCGCGGCTACGACGCGATCCTGCTGGGCGCCGTCGGCGACCCGAGCGTGCCGCCCGGCATCCTGGAGCGCGAGCTGCTGCTGCGCCTGCGCTTCGAGCTCGACCACTACGTGAACCTCCGTCCGGTCAAGCTGTTCCCCGGCGTGACGACTCCGCTCGGGGAGGCCCGCCCCGAGGACATCGACATGATCGTCGTCCGCGAGGGCACCGAGGGCCCGTACGCCGGCGCCGGCGGCGTGATGCGCCGCGGCACGCCGCAGGAGATCGCCACCCAGGAGTCGTTCAACACGGCGTACGGCGTCGAGCGCGTCGCGCGCTACGCCTTCGAGAAGGCCCTGAGCCGGCCGCGCCGCAAGCTGACGCTGGTCCACAAGACCAACGTGCTGACGTTCGCCGGCGACCTGTGGGCGCGCACCGTCGACCGGCTCAGCGTGGAGTACCCCGAGGTCGAGACCGACTACTGCCACGTCGACGCCGCCTCCATGTTCTTCATCACCCAGCCGCAGCGGTTCGACGTGATCGTCACCGACAACCTGTTCGGCGACATCCTGACCGACATCGGCGCGGCGGTCGCCGGCGGCATCGGCCTGGCGGCCAGCGGCAACGTCAACCCGGCCCGCACGGCGCCGTCCATGTTCGAGCCCGTCCACGGCAGCGCGCCGGACATCGCGGGCCAGGGCAAGGCCGACCCGACCGCCACGATCCTGTCGGTCGCCATGCTCCTCGACCACCTCGGTCACGCCGAGGCGTCGGCCCGCGTCGAGCAGGCCGTGGCCGACGACCTGATCGAGCGCCAGAGCGCGTGGACCGCGCGCTCCACCCGCGAGATCGGCGACGACATCGCCGCCCGAGTAGCCGGCTGATCCCGGCCGCTCATCACGACCTCACGCGCATGGCGGCCCGGTATGGGCCGCCATGCGCTTTTTCATACCTGCCGGATGCCCTAGTTTTCCCTTAGCCGTCTCGTCGCACAATTACTACGACGACGAAGAGAGAAGGACCTCGCCATGACCACCCACCTCAGGTTCGACGTGCAGCTCAATCCGCAGGCCCGCAGTGCGGCCGAGCGTGAGCAGGTGCTGGCGAGCCCCGGCTTCGGTCAGGTCTTCACCGACCACATGATCTCCATTGACTGGACCGAGGGGGAGGGCTGGCACGACGCGAAGCTCCAGCCGTACGGTCCGCTCGTCCTCGACCCCGCCACCTCGGTGTTCCACTACGCGCAGGAGCTGTTCGAGGGGCTCAAGGCGTACCGGCAGTCGAACGGCTCGATCGTCGCCTTCCGGCCGTACGCGAACGCGGCGCGGTTCAACCAGTCGGCGTTGCGGATGGCGATGCCGGAGATCCCCGAGGACGCGTTCGTCGAGTCGCTCGAACTCCTCGTGCAGACCGACCGTGACTGGGTGCCGACCACCGAGGGCCACAGCCTGTACCTGCGCCCCTTCATGATCGCCACACAGCCCGCCCTCGGGGTGAACCACCCCTCGCGGAGCTACAAGTACATGGTGATCGCCTCGCCCGCCGCGTCGTACTTCACCGGCGGCCTCAAGCCGGTCTCGGTCTGGCTGTCCACGGAGTACACCCGCGCCGCGCCCGGCGGCACCGGCTTCGCCAAGTGCGGCGGCAACTACGCGGCCGCGTTCGTGGCCCAGCGGCAGGCCGTCGAGGAGGGCTGCGACCAGGTGGTCTGGCTCGACGCGTTCGAGCACCGGTGGGTCGAGGAGATGGGCGGGATGAACCTGTTCTTCGTCTTCGGCGACCGCCTCGTCACCCCGGCGCTCACCGGGACGCTGCTGCCCGGCATCACCCGCGACTCGATCCTCAGCCTGGCCGGCGAGCTGGGATACACGGTCGAGGAGGGCAAGATCTCCATCGAGGACTGGCAGGCGGGCTGCGAGTCCGGCGAGCTCACCGAGGTCTTCGCCTGCGGCACCGCCGCCGTGGTCACCCCCGTCGGCTCGGTCAAGGGCGTCGACCGGAGCTGGACCGTCGGCGACGGCACCCCCGGACCGGTCACGATGAAGATCCGCGAGGAACTCGTGGGCATCCAGTACGGCAGCCGCCCCGACGCCCACCACTGGATCCACAAGATCTGCTGACGGCCGCGGCCCCGTACGGCGCTCATCCGTCCCGCCGCTCCTCGTCGCGGTGCGCCCCGCCGTCAGCCGGTGGGCGCACCGTGTGCCGGACCCGACCGGTGTGGTCTCGTATTCGCGGCCTGGCTCAGCCGTACACGACCGGGCAGGCCGCGCCCTTCCCGAGGGCGGACAGCGACACCAGCCCCCCGATCAGGCCGGTGCTCACGCTGACCCTGGCGCCCACCCGGATCAGGGAGCTGGCGGGGCACGTCGCCGCGGTCGCGGGGGTCATCGGTGCGGCGGACGCGACGGCCGTGGGCGTCGCCGTCACCGTGACGGTGACCGTGGGCACCGGAGTCGGCCTGGACGCGGGCTGCTCGGTCTCGCGCGGGCCGGTGACGGTCACGTGCTGGGTGATGTTGCAGACCCGGGAGTGCCGGCACAGCGCGTTCTGCACGTTCGAGGAACCGCCGGCGGTGTTGGCGCTCGTGTGCTGGTAGCCGCGGTTGTGCGTGGTGCCTTCCACGGACAGCCTGGTGCCGGGGCGGTTGCGCGGGTCCTTCCCGGTGGGGGCCACGACGTTCCGCTCCGCGCGGTCGCCGCGGCCGTGCCCGTTGTCGGCGGCGGCCCCGAGCGCGCCGACGGCGGTGACGAGGGCGGTCGCGGCCGAAGTGCCGACGAGAAGGAAACCGGCGAGTCTGCCGCTGAACGCCCCGCCGCCGCGCCGACAAGTCATGCGTCGCCCCCTGCTGTAGGAAACCTGCTCTAGGAAAACCAGCTGTACGAAAACGAGTCCTGGCGAAGAGCTTCATGAATACGAACCGCTCGCGAGCGTACTCGCCGAAGGGGCGGTGATCGTGTGTCCCGCAGGCGTATGGCAGGTTATTACGGCGTCCTTGCCCGGACTGACGAATAAATCCGGCGATCACCCTGCAAACGGCCGCGTGAACACCGGCCGTCCGCCGTCCGGGCGGCGCGGAGGCCGCGGCTGTCCCTTCTGCCTGCGTTTCCGGTCGTGGCCGCGCTGACCTGCGCGAACACTCCCGGACATCTCGTACTATGAGATCGATGTGCCAGAGGGTGACCGGCTGTGGCAAACTGCTCAGCACCATGTACTACGGTCTGCTCATTATCGGCAGGCGCGCCGGCTGAAGGACATCGCCGGCGCGCAGACCTCTCACGTCCGTGAGGGGTCTTTTTGTTTGGGCCTCAAGCCGACCCACAGGCCGATGAGCGC comes from Microbispora sp. ZYX-F-249 and encodes:
- a CDS encoding branched-chain amino acid aminotransferase, translated to MTTHLRFDVQLNPQARSAAEREQVLASPGFGQVFTDHMISIDWTEGEGWHDAKLQPYGPLVLDPATSVFHYAQELFEGLKAYRQSNGSIVAFRPYANAARFNQSALRMAMPEIPEDAFVESLELLVQTDRDWVPTTEGHSLYLRPFMIATQPALGVNHPSRSYKYMVIASPAASYFTGGLKPVSVWLSTEYTRAAPGGTGFAKCGGNYAAAFVAQRQAVEEGCDQVVWLDAFEHRWVEEMGGMNLFFVFGDRLVTPALTGTLLPGITRDSILSLAGELGYTVEEGKISIEDWQAGCESGELTEVFACGTAAVVTPVGSVKGVDRSWTVGDGTPGPVTMKIREELVGIQYGSRPDAHHWIHKIC
- a CDS encoding 3-isopropylmalate dehydrogenase, coding for MESSNIRLAVIPGDGIGTEVVAEGLKVLNAAGVKSETTEYDLGARRYHATGQTLPDEVLDELRGYDAILLGAVGDPSVPPGILERELLLRLRFELDHYVNLRPVKLFPGVTTPLGEARPEDIDMIVVREGTEGPYAGAGGVMRRGTPQEIATQESFNTAYGVERVARYAFEKALSRPRRKLTLVHKTNVLTFAGDLWARTVDRLSVEYPEVETDYCHVDAASMFFITQPQRFDVIVTDNLFGDILTDIGAAVAGGIGLAASGNVNPARTAPSMFEPVHGSAPDIAGQGKADPTATILSVAMLLDHLGHAEASARVEQAVADDLIERQSAWTARSTREIGDDIAARVAG